TGTGCATACTAACACATTTATATTTCATTTATAGAAAATAACAAATAAGGGTAAAACATTTTTGGAAGGTAAGAAAAAGAACAAGACTAGGCTACATGAACTAAATGAATGTTTCTCTGCTTCCAGGTTTTAACTGCAGAGACTTTAAAGACATTGCACCTGACCATGAAAAAGGTAGGTAAAACCCATTTATAAAACGATTATCTTTCCGTCTAGTAGTGTAAAGCCCTGATAAATCTATATTGTCCTCTTGACCACAACTTTATATGAGTCCAGTCATCAAAAATATATAAAGACAGTGATTTTATAGGATGATGCCATTTGCAGGTGTCCCCTTTTTCACTCTCAACAAAATCTATATGAAGCATCAACAATTGTTCATAATCTACTGTGAAAAGAAATAAAGACAGTCATATCTGCTCCCAATAATTCCTCTGCAACTTTTTTTGGAATGTCCGTCAACTCTTGCCTTTTACTGGAACATAATCTACTGTGACTCCAATCAGGGCTTCCATAGGAAATCCTAAATAACAGCCTAAAAACTAAAGTAAAGCTGTTGTAGTAGTTTTACATTAGAAGCAGCTTTCATCTTATTATCAGTTGCACCTGTCGTCTCTATCCAAGTCCCACCAGAGCAGGCCTACAGAGAGCTCAGGGGTCTCTTCCTGTCTGGGTCTATGGAGTTGATGTCTCCCTTCCTATAGGTGGGATTATTTAGTAGAGGGAAGTGGATTCTAGAGGCGACAGTAGCACTCACTCTGACTgactcctctcttccttctattCCCAGGGGTCCTGTGGCTGTGCATCACAGCTGAGTGTCTCTACCTCATCCTGCTGTTCACGGGTGGTGTACTCATGTGGTTAGAGCTGTGTCCTTGCCTCAGCGTCATGAACAAGCTGAAGCTCAACGCCTTTGCTGCCATGTTCACCGCCCTGTCAGGTAACACATCTGTGCCTGGGAATGATGTTCACAgtcatatttatttttaaaaaatgtgacgTTCACCATTTGTCAAGTGAACAAGTCATCAAAGAATACTTTCATACAGTCACTCAAAGCTGATCACCAGCCACTGAGGAGTTGATTATCTCCCTGCATCCTTAACTATGAAGTCAGCTTCACAGAGGGGGCACACTAGTGAGTGGACATCCCCTGGCTCCGTTTCTCAATGACCAGAGGCCATGTCAACCTCCATGCCACgctatcacactaaggctggcaCTGGGCTGGTCAAATTGGATAGAGAGCCTACAGTAGACAGGCTTTGGGAGTCCCAGCTCCACAGTAGATCAGAGTCCAGCGTGTCTGTGTGTAACACTAGCCACCAAGGGGATTACATCATCTAATACCATGCATGCAACCCACTAACCATCCCAGGCAGGCAGAGGCCGGCCAGAGTGACCGTGGCTAGTCCATATCCTAAATGGATTATTTCAATTTTACAGATACGATATTCAGTACACTGCTGAATCTACTCTAAGTGTTCATCCATTCAAAGACCATTTCCAAAGCTGATAGGAGGGGAATCAAGATGATGTTGAGAAAATGTCAAAATGTCAATCAGGagtcattttcatttagattcaCTCACTGTATTGTCAATCATGGTTATTGTGTTGCTATCCATCTGTCAAACTGTATTGTGGGGGTAAGTAGGAGTGAATATACACGTTTAAAATGTGGTTTATGCACTACAGAATTTGTGGAATCCCTACAGCTAACTCTCCTTGGGTCCGTGGAACAAATGTGGATGTGAATATGAATATGATTTTGTTAGCAGAAAAGCAGAGCAATAATAGTAGCAGAGTGGGATGGGAGCCTTGCTCAGGGAGGTACAGTTGTAGGGAAGCTAGCCCAGCGTAAGTGCTAACATAGCGCGTAGAGCAGTGGTCTATGGTCTGTGTGTCCAATGCCTCTGGGGATTTGCTGGTTTCTGGACTAATCGGATTGGAGATGGGGCAGTGGTTTTGGGCCAAGACAAGGCCTACCCAGAGGAGTaccccccccttcccctcccaccttcccctgaccccccccccttgttGTTAGGGCGTTAATCCCAAGTAAAGCAGCTGTAGACGAGCAGAATGTTGGCAGAGAGATGGCCAAGAggcagcagagaaagagagagtagagggaactGTGCTGTGGTGGGCTTTGATTCTTCATCATTCTCTCTTCTATATGTCATTGTTATGAAGGGGAATGGCTGCAACTGTATTAATGTAACCTATCAGCTTCCCCAGTAATACTATAAACGGAATATCCAGTGAATAAGGAAGCATGATCATGGAGAAAATTAATGGACTGCACTCAATGTTGTTCACACTAACACCTGTCCTCATGCAAGGTTTTTAAAATAAGTGAAAGGTATCCAAACTGATAGCCCTCAATTCATAACGTATACAATACTGCCACGTGTGGCTACTAATATCAATTGCAGATACAATTTTTTTGCTGTACTTATACCAGTGCTTTTGAAAGGTACAACCATTATACATGAAAAATATATAGTCTCATATATTATCTCAGGATTTCATTCACCATATTTATTTGCgtttttgtattgtgttgtgtccCTCGGGATCCAGGCCTTTTGGGGATGGTTGCCCACATGATGTTCACCACGGCCTTTCAGCTGGCTGTGGCTATGGGTCCGGAGGACTGGAGGCCCAAGACCTGGGACTACAGCTGGTCCTACATGTATGTACTGACTAGGTCACTTACCGTTACACTAGGTGCTATACAATAGGAGTGATTCAACTCTAATACCCAGCTATGTGATACTTGTGCAATTTTAAGCGACGCTAGCATTCTGAGGCCATGTATAGTAACACAGTCATGATGGAGAGAGCATGCAATTCTGAGGTTAATCACACcctctgttcttcttcttcttccccctccccagcTTAGCATGGGGCTCCTTCGCCACCTGCATGGCTTCTGCAGTGACAGCACTGAACAGGTACACCAAGACCATCGTAGAGTTCAAGTACAAGCGGCGGAACATTGAGAAGAACCTGAGGATCAAGCAGAAGCTGCTGGAGATGGACCTGCCAGAGCAGATGTGGGACATGTACCTGACGGCTGTGCCTGCAAGGGGAGAAGGAAATGCTGGGCCTCTGGACCTCCCTGTCAATGGGCAAAAACCCTCCACTGGAGCAGCCTATGTAATGGGCCTGGACAGCATGACAGAACCACAGGGAGAGGCCTACTGCTAagacagtggtcaccaaccctggGCCTGCAGGGCCCCATTccaatactgttagaatgtaccttCCATCCTCCCTTCATTGAGGTTATGACTGCTCCAACATGATTGGATAGGTTCCAATTCAAAACACAAAGGGGAGGAAGAAAGGATGCATTTTCACAGTATCAGAACAGGGCCTACGAGATCTATAAGGCTTTACAGGACCAGGCTTGGTGACCTCTTCATTAAAATGACCATAAATTGGCTCTCATATACAGGATCCCAAACTCACTGGACTATATAGGGTATAATGGATCCCGTTGAGGAGATCATTACTAATAATATGGCCAAAGGAACATGGAGCTGACTGAATAAACAACACTTGTCCTCAACTTCCTCCTGTATGTTTCTAGAGCCAAGGCCATGACTATTCTTATCATTACTGTTATTCTGGAGCAGATGGTAAAGCTGTTTTTATAAGCTATGTTAGTAGTTTTGTTGCCACATTCGGCATGGGGCTGCAAATATCAGCCAAGTCTAGTTGCCATATGGATGCTTGGTGTACAGACGGCTATTTCCAACACGTACAGTAGGTTACAATATGGTGCTTGTGTTTATATGTGCTGTATGTAAGTTTGTGTTTGAGAGAAAGTTGGATCTTAATATTTGCTTCAGAATGTAATGAAGAAAAAGCAGCACCCATAAACATAAACATACACAGGAAATGTATTGAACACAAACTTTGTCAGAAATTAAGGACAATACAGGAAATGGGTTTAAATGACTAGGGAATATTTAAATGAAAACCAACTGGAAACGACTACAGACTGAATGGATCAATGCAGGACTCTACTAAATATTTCAAGTATTTGCCAATGCAGCTGCCTTGAATTGTCTTGGATTTAAATTATGGGATGCCATGTCATTTCTTATGGTAATACTTGCTCAATCTGACtacagaaaaaaatgtgtatgaCGATCATGACCACAAATCCACATTTTTCCAAGTAGTTTACAGTACCTCGACAATACCGTCTAAGCCTCTGTTGGGGAAGGACTGCCATCTAGTGGAGTAAAGGGTAAGTTCACACTAGAGTTCTGAGGACCTGCTTTCTGACGGTGGATGTTGTCACTTTCCATGGTGTTACACAGTAGGCCTATGGCATTACTCACGTTACTTCTTGCGGTTTAAATGTCACAAAATAAAGTGTGACTGTTTTGATTTGTTTGCCAATACAGGTTGCATGAGGACTTGAGTTAATCCAGATGACATCAGGACCGTCACAAAATACACCAATTCAAGCTTTGTCCTGTATCCTCTTCGTGCAGCCTGTGTTTTGAACAGTAACGATGGTATCATATTTTTTCCACCTCATTCTAGGCTCCCATCCTACCAGCCAAAGTCCTGCCCTGTCATCTGGTAGAAGCGCAGGTTGTGTGGCTGGTAGAACTGACGTAACCTGAGGATGACCTGAGGGTGGATGTCAGCATGTGGCCTGCCCTTGGTTCTGCCCAGGCAGTGGGGCTTGCTGCTGCCCTCTGGCTTCTTCAGGCAGGGGAAACCCTTTGTCTTGTTGAAGTAGAAGTGTTTGTCTGTGATGATCCTCTGAAGGCCCAGAAAGTCTTGGACTCTGCCCAGCTCCCCTGCAGGGTCGCTCACCAGCCTCTCCCCATGGACAAAGTGGATCTGTTCCAAGGGGAAGTGGGCCAGCCATCTCTCCAGGTGCAGAGCATACAGGCCAATCCAGATGGGGCTCCACAGATAGTCCACCTTCAGCGCCTCCTCCGTCCCGTTATGGAACGTCAGGGTCTCAAAGCTGGGAACGCCCGGAGTCTTGGATATGATCTGGGTGTAGTCAGAGATGGCGCGGGTCACAGGGTCACGCACCACCACGATCAGTTTGACCTCCTGGGACATGGAGTGGATCCGGCCGGGGCTATCCTCCGTCACAAAGTACCTAGGTGTCTTCTCCAGGACCACCTGGCCCTCCAGAGCTTTGGGCATCAGGTTCCTGAGAGGGACAGTGAGGCTGTTCAATCTTATATCAAATACACAAAATAGAGCCAAATTAGAATATAACTATATCCATTTGTTTTAGATCGAAGAGGGGGTTAATTCTTTGAATAACCATCAACCAATCCAAGGTACTATTGATTGAGGCCTACAGCCAAATAAAGGGACTGAATCATCCCTTAACACCATGATCTATCTGGTCATGCTCACTCCCCACTCCTCTATGTCATCCTGTGCCAATGAAGCCAACATGCCTGCTGGTTCTTAATAATTTACATGGTGTTATATAGTTTTCCCCAGTGTGCTCTCCAGCCTCACTCAGCTCTTCCTCCCTGACGGATGTTAATACACTCCCATTCAACTGAACGAGGGCTGAGGGGCACTGAAACTCATACACACCCCTTGTAAGAGCATGTgctaccagggagagagagaggacacactcGGCTGTCTGCCTCAGTAGAAATCCAGATGAAggacaagagagaaagaaaggaaggaaggacgaAAGAGAAActgggagaaaggaggagggagggagcacaCAAATACAAGCAAAGTCCATTAGTGAGCCCACTTTTGATTTTCCCTGGAGACAGATTTTGGCACTGGCAGAATATGTCGTTTTTGTGTTGCATTGACTCGCTTGGCATTTGCACTCAGCTTTTCTCCCTTGGAGCTGTTATCTAACCATTATCAAGATCGAGTTCAATTCCATGGGTAGTGTTTCAATAAAGAGCCTTGATTATTTTCCTCTCAGCAGAAACAATGCATACACCAGTGCATATTCTCATTAGACAATGTGGTGCTATACTTTGATCAAGCAGCTTGATGAATATTTCCATTTTAGGAACAGACAGTATGATACTTCAGACATCAACAGTGCTGAGCGATTAATGCTTTTTgacgattagtgctttttgaggtcagtTCGGTCCGATTATTAAAAAATCGCGGTTTCAATAATATTTTaaaacattaaatgcactatgcattgtgTGGcctgaatgctgtaacaacacagaataaaaccatCAATAAAAGTcacatgatggtagtgactgtccatCACTGCTTATCCCCTATTAACCTTAATTTATTCtctttactttaataaaatatttcagttgttgtgtatattacatttgttttattcaataactttattatttcattctaAGTCGTCATCTCATCTCTATTGAGCTGCTATCTATGCAGTCTGACAAAATCACAATTTTGTAGtccttcaaagtaaataaggcatacttttatgactgctgaatgccaaatatcaatcacttagatcatgtacagtattttcaggtagagatgaACCCTCGTGAAGCCACAGCTGCTCTATAGCACCTCATGATCGCacattcttctgtctcttccatagcaggcgtaaaagaaacaaAGACCGGACAAGTAGATGCGCAAGGGAttgtggtcattgtagttaattctCACGTTTTACGCTCTAAACaatagaatattggcctgttggaaactacaactccttaCTACATCGCACAGCTGAGGCTGGATCTGATGTATCTCTAGAAAAACTGTACAATGAGCAAATTGAGCGCACAGAAGAAAACTGaacaaaatggaattcaaataattgaaccaaagttggtcaattagttgtttaaaaaacgaAAAATAACCGCTCACCACACAACATCAAACAAGGGAGAGAACAAGGTCCATATTGTGGGGCACTGTTGGCCCAAGCACCTTGAAATGCATTTGTTGTAAGAAATGTGCCATATAATaaagtttgattgattgattgatcatgtAGCAGATGTTAGGTTCAGGAGTTGGGGGAATGTTTGGTACATTTATTTGTTTTTGGAGAACAGTCAAAATGATAAAATAATAATGGCATAGAGAACATCGCTGCATAATATTTGTGTTACAGATTTTACAGTTGTTCTTCAGAGTGTATGTATGGGAAATGtagggctcccaagtggtgcagcggtctaaagcactgcagctcagtgctagaggtatcactacagactctggttcaattccaggctgtatcacaaccagctgtgattgggagtcccatagggcggtgcacaattggcccagtgtcatccgggttagggtttgacggggctaggccgccattgtaaataataatttgttctgaaCTTACTTGTCTgggtaaatacatttttttaaataggtAGAGAAATTCTCCCAGACATTAAATAGCCCCTTTAACTTGCAATACACAGGCTGACCATGAGCAAGCAGAAATTCCAATGAGGACTGTGCATCATTCTACACCTTTTGCAAGTTGTAAACATAATCAGAACGCAAACAATGAAGCCCTCCTGtcaaacaaatatatataaacaaataTCAACCAAACACAAATGTTTGTTTCAGCACTATCATTCTAATCATtctaatcataataataattaatcatcatcatcatcatcatcatcatcgataGCTAGGTAGGTACATACCTGTACCAATTCAACCCACGTGAGTAATGTCTGTCGAAAAAGTGGGGTTCAGAGCCAAGTGCTCGAATGTCAGGATGAAGTCTTAGGAATTCCAAAAGAGCTCGTGTTCCGCCCTTTTTCACCCCTATGATGATTGCTTGGGGTAGCCTCCTTGTTGCCGTCCAGTCCTTACCAACATTGGCTGATTGCGCACCAACTGCACCTGTCGCACCTGCGCTGCCGAAGGGGGATGCTGAGCGCACACCGACATCTGTAGCCGAGGCATTCTTCCTTTGGAACAGCACAGTCAAAGGTAAAAGTTGAGAGGTTTGCTTCAAATGTTTCGCAGTATCCACTAAAATAAAATCACAGCAGCCGGAGAGAATGAAGTACAGCGACGCGCAAACCACAGCAAGGGAGAACACGAAGAGAAGTTTATGCAGGAGTCGCGGAACGTCTTGTTGAAGGTGATGAGAACCAGCCATACCTTCTTCCACAAACAAATTGAGGCCATTCTATGAACAACACATCTCTTCTTTCGGTACATCTGGTATTCTTGTAAGCAAAAGCACATAATCATAATTCCATGCCCAAAAATCTGGTGCACCGGCTGTTCCAAGCGAAGTGCCAAATACGCTTGTCATCCCATACTGACACGTTGTTGATCTCTAAACTGATCATCGCAATAAATTGTTCCTTTCTATAATAACAATATTTTGTTGGACATAAATGACGGTGTAATGTTTCCACATACAGTTAGTATAGTATGTTCTTGCTCATCTGACactgatatattaaccatcatctGGAGATGCTGTGCGCATCTTTCAGTGCTGCTCTACCTTGATTGGAGGGATGGTAGAGAAGGCGGGTTTCACTGCTCAAACTTAAACTGTTGAGCCATGATCCTGTAACATCAGCTTTAGGATAACTTTCTTTCTCAATGTTTGCAGTAGACAGGCAATTTGCTTTCCTTCCTCAGGCTATGGTATTATGTTGGTCAGGAGGGAAATAACACCCCAAGGCAACTCATTTCAGCTTTGACATAGTTTTCAGGTGACAATTTCTTCAATAAATATTGATTTATGCGTGAATAAAGTAGGATACTTGATAAAGATAAAAAAAATTGCAattcatatacagtatacagttttTGAGGCATATATGGGAACAGCTGACCATGCAGATTTTTTTGGGGTTCCTTGCATGACTTAACACACATTATTGTTTTACAATGATTGAATATTGTTCTTTGCATCCACAGACAGAACGCCCTGTACATAGGCATCATGACGTAATAGGAAGCGTTGGTAATACAACCAGGATAATCTCCTGGCAGAGGTATTAAATTATACAGGGAGGGGGTTTGTGTCTGATTCTGCTTTTTTTCGCAGCATCACAGTGAAAATCGTTTTTTATGGAAGGACAGCCCAATAATGACTGTATTATGGGTCATATGGGTCACTTCTGATACTGTGAaatctcctctgaacaggaaACTGTGTATTGTAAGCTTAAACAGTTTACCAGGAAATGGTCACTGTACAATCTGACATTGGAGCCAACTCCACTTATGTCCCTTAATTTAATATGATCTGTGTACTCTGGTGGAACCTTTAAAGAGCAATCCATGCTATTATAATCAAATAATGCCATTTCAGATTCAAACTCAGATGTAGTTTACCAGAAATCCAATGCACATCCTTATAAGTGAAAAGCTATGACAAACAATAGACACAAGAGGCTGAAGAGAAGCCTTCACGTGGAGAGAAACCTTCACAAGGAGAGAAACCTTCATGTGGAGAGAAGCCTTCACGTGGAGAGAAGCCTTCACAACCTTCACGTGGAGAGAAGCCTTCACAAGCCTTCAGGTGGAGAGAAGCCTTTAAAAGCCTTCAGGTGGAGAGAAGCCCTCACAAGCCTTCAGGTGGAGAGAACCCTTTAAAAGCCTTCAGGTGGAGAGAAGCCCTCACAAGCCTTCAGGTGGAGAGAAGCCCTCACAAGCCTTCAGGTGGAGAGAAGCCTTAACAAGCCTTCAGGAGGAGAGAAGCCTTAACAAGCCTTCAGGTGGAGAGAAGCCTTCAAAAGCCTTCAGGTGGAGAGAACCCTTCAAAAGCCTTCAGGTGGAGAGAAGCCTTAACAAGCCTTCAGGTGGAGAGAAGCCTTCAAAAGCCTTCAGGTGGAGAGAACCCTTCAAAAGCCTTCAGGTGGAGAGAAGCCTTAACAAGCCTTCAGGTGGAGAGAAGCCTTCACAAGCCTTCAGGTGGAGAGAAGCATTCAAAAGCCTTCAGGTGGAGAGAAGCCTTAACAAGCCTTCAGGTGGAGAGAAGCCTTAACAAGCCTTCACAAACCTTCAGGTGGAGAGA
This genomic stretch from Oncorhynchus clarkii lewisi isolate Uvic-CL-2024 chromosome 13, UVic_Ocla_1.0, whole genome shotgun sequence harbors:
- the LOC139424017 gene encoding germ cell-specific gene 1-like protein; amino-acid sequence: MGTECSRRGSLALTLNIVAFTCALSAVTTSFWCEGTRKVVKPFCTGPVTTRQSYCIRFNSSNINDSRLVQYIWESGEEKFLMRKFHTGIFFSCEQAADMNGFNCRDFKDIAPDHEKGVLWLCITAECLYLILLFTGGVLMWLELCPCLSVMNKLKLNAFAAMFTALSGLLGMVAHMMFTTAFQLAVAMGPEDWRPKTWDYSWSYILAWGSFATCMASAVTALNRYTKTIVEFKYKRRNIEKNLRIKQKLLEMDLPEQMWDMYLTAVPARGEGNAGPLDLPVNGQKPSTGAAYVMGLDSMTEPQGEAYC
- the LOC139424018 gene encoding heparan sulfate glucosamine 3-O-sulfotransferase 6-like; translated protein: MAGSHHLQQDVPRLLHKLLFVFSLAVVCASLYFILSGCCDFILVDTAKHLKQTSQLLPLTVLFQRKNASATDVGVRSASPFGSAGATGAVGAQSANVGKDWTATRRLPQAIIIGVKKGGTRALLEFLRLHPDIRALGSEPHFFDRHYSRGLNWYRNLMPKALEGQVVLEKTPRYFVTEDSPGRIHSMSQEVKLIVVVRDPVTRAISDYTQIISKTPGVPSFETLTFHNGTEEALKVDYLWSPIWIGLYALHLERWLAHFPLEQIHFVHGERLVSDPAGELGRVQDFLGLQRIITDKHFYFNKTKGFPCLKKPEGSSKPHCLGRTKGRPHADIHPQVILRLRQFYQPHNLRFYQMTGQDFGW